One window of uncultured Methanoregula sp. genomic DNA carries:
- a CDS encoding ATP-dependent DNA helicase: MDSIDTYFPYGEYRPGQRHMLEVAAQVAREGGIAMIDAPTGSGKSSVVASLLAERNKRKIVIAVRTVSQLTTFIRELELVRRKKPDLKTVYLVGKGSMCPLGGEGDVYRRCEGVKAFSNSLMRDRADKGALTPGKDPFIIQQIRKMDKEHPILCPYYIASKMFVPAETVGVKMVPSTALRSKADRVIANPVPPRELAEFCADICPYELMMQAARNTDVVILNYHHLFNRDIREQLYANLGVEPQDVMLLIDEAHNCGDVITGIESVTLEERDLEQASRELSGMRKRHKGAEAVQHVLPRLTEFIRGLANSTETEDWFDPTIFERVILRESLYKEMDEIVDDLMGLSESIREKNLKSGEYRETAIERLTIFLVRLANSSTDPAFLTVYHRDESGITLEVRNIDPAAALSDVCGSHACCILISGTLSPVESFRRYYFGNAAVTTLSLPNAFPKENRLVTCANDITTAYSMRQNKDNTTRITDYIRAFSALKGNRAVYFPSYQILESYANLAVPHIRNRKIFIESRDAAEAGAALSHFLSLPERGESGVMFAVCGGKWSEGLDYRGEMLNGAMVVGLPLAPFNRVRRMMIDYFRHKFGEEGEFICYTLPAINRSLQALGRVLRTPEDRGVLVLAEKRFLEKRVRGALPGWMQKEMIECDITKFREVIGTWK; encoded by the coding sequence ATGGACAGCATCGACACCTACTTCCCGTACGGCGAATACCGCCCGGGCCAGCGCCACATGCTCGAAGTCGCGGCGCAGGTAGCCCGTGAAGGCGGGATCGCGATGATCGATGCCCCGACCGGCAGCGGGAAGTCAAGCGTAGTTGCCTCCCTCCTTGCCGAGCGGAACAAGCGCAAGATCGTGATCGCGGTCAGAACCGTCAGCCAGCTCACGACCTTCATCCGCGAGCTCGAACTCGTGAGGAGAAAAAAGCCGGATCTCAAGACCGTGTACCTGGTAGGAAAAGGGAGCATGTGCCCGCTCGGCGGCGAAGGGGACGTGTACCGCAGGTGCGAAGGAGTCAAGGCATTTTCGAACTCGCTCATGCGGGACCGGGCTGACAAAGGAGCCCTCACGCCGGGAAAAGACCCGTTCATCATCCAGCAGATCCGGAAGATGGACAAGGAGCACCCGATCCTCTGCCCGTATTACATTGCCAGCAAGATGTTCGTGCCGGCAGAGACGGTCGGTGTCAAGATGGTACCTTCGACTGCGCTGCGCTCGAAAGCCGACCGGGTGATAGCTAACCCGGTTCCTCCAAGAGAACTTGCGGAATTCTGCGCCGACATCTGCCCCTACGAGCTGATGATGCAGGCAGCCCGGAACACGGATGTCGTGATCCTCAACTATCATCACCTCTTCAACCGGGATATCCGCGAGCAGCTCTATGCAAATCTCGGGGTCGAGCCCCAGGACGTCATGCTCCTTATCGACGAAGCGCACAACTGCGGCGATGTCATCACGGGAATCGAGAGCGTAACGCTCGAAGAGCGGGACCTTGAACAGGCATCCCGGGAACTCTCCGGCATGCGCAAACGCCACAAGGGGGCAGAGGCAGTCCAGCATGTCCTGCCCCGGCTCACGGAATTCATCCGGGGCCTGGCCAATTCAACGGAAACGGAGGACTGGTTCGATCCCACTATCTTCGAACGCGTGATCCTCCGGGAGTCCCTCTACAAGGAGATGGACGAGATTGTCGACGACCTCATGGGGCTCTCGGAATCAATCCGGGAGAAGAACCTCAAGTCCGGCGAGTACCGCGAGACCGCGATCGAGCGGCTCACGATCTTCCTTGTCCGGCTGGCCAATTCCTCGACCGATCCGGCGTTCCTGACGGTATACCACCGGGACGAGAGCGGCATCACGCTCGAAGTCCGCAACATCGATCCTGCCGCGGCACTTTCGGATGTCTGCGGATCGCATGCCTGCTGCATCCTGATATCCGGAACCCTCTCCCCGGTCGAGAGTTTCCGGCGCTACTACTTCGGCAACGCAGCGGTTACCACCCTCTCCCTGCCCAACGCATTCCCGAAAGAAAACCGGCTCGTGACCTGCGCAAACGACATCACTACCGCCTACTCGATGCGGCAGAACAAGGACAACACGACACGGATCACGGACTATATCCGGGCATTCTCCGCGCTCAAAGGAAACCGGGCAGTCTATTTTCCCAGTTACCAGATCCTTGAATCCTATGCAAACCTCGCGGTCCCGCATATCCGCAACCGGAAGATCTTCATTGAATCCCGGGATGCAGCAGAAGCCGGCGCAGCGCTCTCCCATTTCCTCTCGCTGCCGGAACGGGGCGAGTCGGGGGTCATGTTTGCCGTCTGCGGGGGCAAATGGAGCGAGGGCCTGGACTACCGGGGCGAAATGCTGAACGGGGCAATGGTTGTCGGCCTCCCGCTTGCGCCATTCAACCGGGTGCGCAGGATGATGATCGATTACTTCCGGCACAAGTTCGGGGAGGAAGGAGAATTCATCTGCTACACGCTGCCGGCCATCAACCGTTCCCTCCAGGCCCTCGGCAGGGTACTCCGGACTCCCGAAGACCGCGGCGTCCTGGTCCTTGCAGAGAAACGGTTCCTGGAAAAGCGGGTCAGAGGAGCCCTGCCCGGCTGGATGCAGAAAGAGATGATCGAATGCGATATCACGAAGTTCCGGGAGGTGATCGGTACATGGAAGTGA
- a CDS encoding MGMT family protein, producing the protein MEVKSGSCRLGLWHVHVHWSGDTMHRIRFAREGIPGTVPEPVRQYCAGMPVDLTTLDSVPLHDDGTYSRIYHVVRKVPYGRTASYGEIALLAGTGPRVVGQAMARNPTPLVIPCHRIVAARGIGGFSPSVEIKEALLALEAKTVQKGKKKAE; encoded by the coding sequence ATGGAAGTGAAGAGCGGGTCCTGCCGGCTCGGTCTCTGGCATGTCCATGTCCACTGGAGCGGCGACACCATGCACCGGATCCGGTTTGCCCGCGAAGGTATACCGGGCACGGTGCCGGAACCGGTCCGGCAATACTGCGCCGGCATGCCGGTCGACCTGACAACGCTTGACAGCGTCCCGCTTCACGATGATGGCACGTACAGCCGGATCTATCACGTTGTCCGGAAAGTACCGTACGGCCGGACGGCAAGCTATGGCGAGATCGCCCTGCTGGCCGGGACCGGGCCCCGCGTGGTCGGGCAGGCCATGGCCCGCAACCCGACACCGCTCGTCATCCCCTGCCACCGGATCGTGGCTGCCCGGGGCATCGGCGGGTTCTCTCCATCTGTCGAGATCAAGGAAGCGCTTCTGGCACTGGAGGCCAAGACCGTGCAAAAGGGAAAGAAGAAGGCGGAGTGA
- a CDS encoding PEGA domain-containing protein, whose translation MTWLSGIGTTGWIIVVIVVISLTCTVSAAPVSNSLIISVIDARTKETVGGATVYLDGGYRGTTSAAADPGTLVLQDVSQGTHTVRITKPDFTEVTKKIVYPDEPKVEVTITKRPLVSLNPDVPYPDAIDVVFYPSSTSYNCAEKRIVSTPLYMTNETRFKEDVLKVINQTYLNLDRITTPSDSLPANFQDRFNFYYYFDPSRPADAFSGCAGSVPESYWKDVPFSDVTVILYPTYTGMYRDSSCQPTGCFQNFGPGRNLMKAPADQISLIRHETGHAVFELVDTYCGETYYYENDPYANVWASRESCKAEAQSHNRDPELCRQIQKKNSIASASCTKDFWHWDPNPDIMGEGYSGKYGSAATQRIDYVLTQSGAG comes from the coding sequence ATGACGTGGCTTTCTGGTATCGGAACAACCGGTTGGATTATTGTCGTTATTGTTGTCATCTCACTTACCTGCACAGTTTCAGCTGCACCTGTTTCGAATTCCTTAATCATCAGTGTCATAGATGCCCGGACCAAAGAAACCGTGGGCGGCGCCACGGTATACCTTGACGGCGGATATCGGGGAACAACATCAGCAGCAGCTGATCCCGGCACTCTCGTACTTCAGGATGTCAGCCAGGGAACCCACACGGTACGCATTACCAAACCCGATTTTACGGAAGTGACAAAAAAGATTGTTTATCCGGATGAACCGAAAGTTGAGGTGACCATCACGAAAAGGCCCCTGGTCTCCCTGAACCCGGATGTTCCCTACCCGGATGCCATCGATGTAGTTTTTTATCCGTCATCGACTTCCTACAACTGCGCTGAGAAGAGGATAGTATCAACCCCCCTCTACATGACCAATGAGACCCGCTTTAAGGAAGATGTCCTGAAGGTAATCAACCAGACGTACCTGAACCTGGACCGGATCACCACTCCGTCAGATTCGCTTCCCGCCAATTTCCAGGACCGGTTCAACTTCTATTATTATTTCGATCCGTCCCGGCCGGCCGATGCCTTCTCAGGCTGTGCCGGTTCTGTCCCGGAAAGTTACTGGAAGGATGTACCGTTCAGTGATGTTACGGTTATCCTGTACCCGACCTATACCGGAATGTACAGGGACTCGTCCTGCCAGCCGACCGGGTGCTTCCAGAACTTTGGGCCGGGACGCAACCTGATGAAAGCTCCTGCCGACCAGATCTCACTCATCCGACATGAAACGGGACACGCGGTATTTGAACTGGTCGATACCTATTGCGGGGAAACCTATTACTATGAAAATGACCCCTACGCGAATGTCTGGGCGTCCCGGGAATCCTGCAAAGCCGAAGCGCAGTCCCATAACCGCGATCCGGAACTCTGCCGGCAGATCCAGAAAAAGAATTCCATTGCATCGGCATCCTGCACAAAGGACTTCTGGCATTGGGATCCGAATCCGGATATTATGGGTGAAGGTTACAGCGGTAAATACGGGTCTGCAGCAACGCAACGGATCGACTATGTGTTAACGCAGTCAGGAGCCGGATAA
- a CDS encoding response regulator, with protein MRKFVIWCLVLCFVANVCTSVTAVAQPLPDYGKILEIHLDYQGQGYSVSSMEVRYGKAPNLNLRTGSLKGTILDPEGKILKSFSMPEPGVAYGDILVPPGEGDLIGYTERPVSGGMTIIVPYLQGMKQFSLSDTRDGSVLVLADLEPTAALFCTDYPNDPDCLVQTAPVKTTVPDSLVYLILATVLSASVIMAAGLAIMTIRRKNKVQAPEKQTILIVDDNADIVDSLHLILERKGYATLMATGGKECLDIIKRQIPDLILLDIMMEPMDGWETLEQIRKNPDAKSVPILMLTAKRLTAAEAKKYRICIDDYIIKPYEPAKLYATVAYFLERKQKLKEILQLAKNADVEKEKVCEFARLTRRISVNMKIIEVLHVPEVVPAAADLDLLDTMSVADYINVKNRDHEKRVEQLRLEINSSFKSKGLPELPW; from the coding sequence ATGCGAAAATTCGTGATCTGGTGTCTGGTGCTCTGCTTTGTGGCAAACGTATGTACTTCCGTAACCGCCGTTGCACAGCCTCTCCCTGATTACGGTAAAATCCTTGAGATCCATCTGGATTACCAGGGCCAGGGATATTCCGTCTCATCGATGGAAGTCAGATACGGAAAAGCCCCGAACCTGAACCTGCGGACCGGCAGCCTGAAGGGGACAATTCTGGATCCGGAGGGAAAGATACTGAAATCCTTCTCAATGCCAGAGCCGGGAGTTGCCTACGGGGACATATTGGTACCTCCCGGGGAGGGAGATCTCATCGGGTATACGGAGAGGCCTGTTTCCGGGGGTATGACTATTATCGTTCCCTACCTGCAGGGTATGAAACAATTCAGCCTCTCTGACACCCGGGACGGATCCGTTCTTGTCCTTGCCGATCTCGAGCCCACGGCTGCACTTTTCTGCACCGATTATCCCAATGATCCGGATTGCCTTGTACAAACCGCACCGGTAAAAACAACGGTTCCCGATTCCCTCGTATATCTTATACTCGCCACCGTTCTCTCCGCTTCAGTTATCATGGCTGCGGGTCTTGCGATTATGACAATCCGTAGAAAAAATAAGGTGCAGGCTCCCGAAAAGCAAACCATCCTTATCGTTGATGATAATGCGGATATTGTCGATTCTCTTCACCTGATCCTTGAAAGAAAAGGCTATGCCACCCTTATGGCCACCGGGGGGAAAGAATGTCTTGACATTATAAAACGGCAGATCCCCGACCTCATCCTCCTGGATATCATGATGGAACCGATGGATGGATGGGAGACCCTGGAGCAGATCAGGAAAAATCCCGACGCCAAATCGGTCCCGATCCTGATGCTTACCGCCAAGCGACTCACTGCTGCTGAAGCAAAAAAATACCGGATCTGTATCGACGATTATATCATAAAACCCTACGAGCCCGCGAAACTCTACGCCACGGTGGCATATTTCCTTGAACGGAAACAGAAACTGAAAGAAATCCTGCAACTGGCAAAAAATGCCGACGTTGAGAAGGAGAAGGTATGTGAGTTTGCCCGACTCACCCGGCGTATCTCGGTCAACATGAAGATCATCGAAGTTCTGCACGTTCCCGAGGTTGTACCCGCGGCGGCGGATCTGGATCTTCTCGATACCATGTCAGTTGCCGATTATATCAATGTCAAAAACCGGGATCATGAGAAACGTGTCGAACAACTCCGTCTGGAGATCAACTCCTCGTTCAAATCCAAAGGGCTTCCGGAACTCCCCTGGTAA
- a CDS encoding type II toxin-antitoxin system VapC family toxin, with protein MDTCFLIDLMKGDPDAEEVTKIHKSLKTTSVSSAEFLYGAKKSGKKNVYDVSEKFLRFFPVVPFDAESAVIYAEVASSLSGSGRHISTFDELIAAIALHHDEPLVTRDRHFSAIDGLELISY; from the coding sequence GTGGATACCTGCTTTCTCATCGATCTCATGAAAGGAGATCCGGATGCAGAAGAGGTAACAAAAATCCACAAATCCCTTAAAACCACATCAGTCAGCAGTGCTGAATTCCTGTATGGTGCAAAGAAGAGCGGGAAAAAGAACGTGTATGATGTTTCGGAAAAATTTCTCCGTTTTTTCCCGGTTGTCCCGTTCGATGCGGAGTCTGCGGTCATTTATGCCGAGGTTGCATCCTCTCTTTCCGGCAGCGGCCGGCATATTTCAACCTTTGACGAGCTTATTGCGGCAATCGCGCTCCATCATGATGAACCGCTGGTAACCAGGGATCGGCATTTTTCTGCAATTGACGGCCTGGAACTGATCTCCTACTGA
- the purB gene encoding adenylosuccinate lyase: MAVHPIEERYGTAEMRAVWSEKNRFSCIVSTEVALAKAEAHNGLIPAAAAVEISERARNASLERAKAIELEISHDMMAIVKAISEVCGDSGRWVHYGATSNDILDTSTGLQLGQALDLMDEKLRRLLGVLLKRAEENKHLVCIGRTHGQHGVPTTYGLRFAIWASEVGRHIERLEQMRPRVVVGQMTGAVGTQAALGPKGIEVQNSMMEFLGMSSVDVSNQVISRDRYAEYFMFCAGVATTLDKIGVEIRTLQRTEIGEVEEAFGAKQVGSSTMPHKRNPIKSEQVCGLARIIRSAVEPALQNNTLWDERDLTNSSCERVLFPESSILTDHCLRLMTVVLEGLVINKAAIRRNLAFLHGINMAESVMIELTKKGMSRQDSHERIRMASMQALAEGKPLADVLGADPEVVRYCSKAEIEALLSPDAYIGTAVLQVERLAEKLSPLCI; the protein is encoded by the coding sequence ATGGCAGTCCACCCCATCGAGGAGCGTTACGGCACAGCGGAGATGCGTGCTGTCTGGAGTGAGAAGAACCGGTTTTCCTGCATTGTCAGCACCGAAGTTGCGCTGGCAAAAGCCGAGGCCCACAACGGCCTGATCCCGGCAGCAGCGGCAGTCGAGATCAGCGAGAGGGCCCGCAATGCCTCGCTCGAACGGGCAAAGGCGATCGAGCTTGAGATCAGCCACGACATGATGGCAATCGTGAAAGCCATCTCGGAAGTCTGCGGGGACTCCGGGCGCTGGGTGCACTACGGTGCCACGAGCAACGATATCCTCGACACGTCAACCGGCCTCCAGCTTGGCCAGGCTCTCGACCTGATGGACGAGAAACTCCGGCGGCTGCTGGGCGTGCTTCTCAAGCGGGCGGAAGAGAACAAGCATCTTGTCTGCATTGGCCGGACCCACGGGCAGCATGGCGTCCCGACCACCTATGGTCTCCGGTTTGCCATCTGGGCAAGCGAAGTGGGCCGGCACATCGAGCGGCTCGAACAGATGCGCCCCCGGGTTGTCGTGGGGCAGATGACCGGTGCGGTCGGGACGCAGGCAGCGCTCGGCCCAAAAGGCATTGAAGTCCAGAACTCCATGATGGAATTCCTTGGTATGAGCTCGGTGGACGTCTCAAACCAGGTGATCTCCCGCGACCGGTATGCAGAATATTTCATGTTCTGTGCGGGGGTCGCGACAACGCTCGACAAGATCGGCGTCGAGATCCGCACGCTCCAGCGGACCGAGATCGGGGAAGTCGAGGAAGCCTTTGGTGCAAAACAGGTGGGCTCCTCCACGATGCCGCACAAGAGAAACCCCATCAAGTCCGAGCAGGTCTGCGGTCTTGCCCGTATCATCCGCTCTGCCGTTGAACCGGCGCTCCAGAACAACACGCTCTGGGATGAGCGTGATCTCACCAACTCCTCCTGCGAGCGGGTACTCTTCCCCGAATCTTCCATTCTCACTGATCACTGCCTCCGGCTGATGACCGTAGTCCTTGAAGGACTTGTCATCAACAAGGCGGCGATCCGCCGGAACCTTGCCTTCCTCCACGGGATCAACATGGCGGAATCGGTGATGATCGAACTCACCAAAAAGGGGATGAGCCGGCAGGACTCCCACGAACGTATTCGTATGGCCAGCATGCAGGCGCTTGCGGAGGGAAAACCCCTTGCCGATGTGCTGGGAGCCGATCCCGAAGTTGTACGGTACTGCTCGAAGGCCGAGATAGAGGCCCTGCTCTCTCCCGATGCCTATATCGGAACCGCTGTGCTGCAGGTCGAGCGCCTTGCAGAAAAACTCTCCCCGCTCTGCATCTGA
- a CDS encoding PAS domain-containing sensor histidine kinase — translation MDRYLRVAGKTISHTDIVRLCVIASLTLSCILITSISLSLHVETIYSQLFYFPILYAAYFFPRRSLYLAGFCAVVYEVLAYVYFFPDTGALLITTGQAILFIGIAAVVSYFIEKINSSESRYRSIFETSLLGIVLFDQNSFAIRMANSYLSQILGYTQEELHTMTFPQLFLSKDEHRRFYEYLGSSEDVTNFETMFLSSTGAPLWVNLSWSRISGNLVSCSVINIDERKRAEQEARENYLQYKQVTENAPTSIVILRNNTIVYINPSFLAFSGYEPAELIGNDLFPFIHSEDRERFPFFSETADARIPLPGMTELRLISKSGEIRLAIFFFTWILQHGSPAVLINLMDITEQERLKETIQKDNERRRGIISTVAHELRTPLQPIMGYLNLLTEDPETYGVTDETKAILDRCAKSVDRERQIINQMLELSVLDSGKIPLKRSVFSVPSMLRTILDAGGYVTKAEITLDVPHDLTFDADENKISIVIESMLSNAINYSKPPRKIRIIYSTTPTDPMHRLSIQDNGIGITNSQLDEIFEPFQLPDSGSISRKYDRIGLSLSIAKKYVQMHGGFISVDSIVNLGSTFTIHIPKQRPKEEPSHDA, via the coding sequence ATGGATCGGTATCTCCGGGTTGCAGGAAAAACAATTTCCCACACCGATATTGTCCGCCTCTGTGTCATTGCCTCTCTCACGCTTTCCTGCATCCTCATCACCTCCATCTCCCTTTCCCTTCATGTCGAGACGATCTACTCCCAGCTCTTTTACTTTCCCATTCTCTATGCAGCCTATTTTTTTCCCCGGCGCAGCCTCTACCTTGCCGGCTTCTGTGCTGTGGTATACGAAGTTCTCGCATACGTGTATTTTTTTCCCGATACGGGAGCCCTTCTCATAACAACCGGCCAGGCGATCCTCTTCATCGGGATTGCCGCGGTTGTCTCCTATTTCATTGAGAAGATCAATTCCAGCGAATCCCGTTACCGCAGTATCTTCGAGACCTCGCTTCTTGGGATAGTCCTCTTTGACCAGAACAGTTTCGCCATCCGGATGGCCAACTCCTATCTCTCGCAGATCCTGGGGTATACGCAGGAAGAGCTCCACACGATGACATTTCCCCAGCTCTTCCTCTCGAAAGACGAACACCGGCGGTTCTATGAATACCTGGGCTCCAGCGAGGATGTGACGAATTTCGAGACTATGTTTCTCTCCAGCACCGGTGCACCGCTCTGGGTGAACCTCTCCTGGAGCCGTATCTCCGGAAACCTGGTCAGCTGCTCGGTCATCAACATTGACGAGCGGAAACGCGCCGAACAGGAGGCCAGGGAAAATTACCTGCAGTACAAGCAGGTCACCGAGAATGCCCCCACCTCGATAGTCATCCTCCGGAACAACACGATAGTGTACATAAATCCCTCATTTCTGGCCTTCTCGGGATATGAACCGGCCGAGCTGATAGGAAACGATCTGTTCCCGTTCATTCACTCTGAAGACCGGGAACGGTTCCCGTTCTTTTCAGAAACGGCGGATGCAAGGATACCCCTGCCCGGCATGACCGAGCTCCGGCTCATCTCGAAGTCCGGCGAGATCCGGCTTGCCATCTTCTTCTTCACCTGGATCCTCCAGCATGGCAGTCCCGCGGTCCTGATCAATCTCATGGATATCACCGAGCAGGAACGGCTCAAGGAGACGATCCAGAAAGACAACGAGCGGAGGCGGGGGATCATCAGCACGGTTGCCCACGAGCTCCGCACCCCGCTCCAGCCGATCATGGGATACCTCAACCTGCTCACGGAAGACCCCGAAACGTACGGCGTCACCGATGAGACAAAAGCGATCCTGGACCGGTGCGCAAAAAGCGTTGATCGCGAACGGCAGATCATCAACCAGATGCTGGAACTCTCTGTTCTCGATTCCGGTAAAATCCCCCTGAAACGCTCCGTTTTTTCCGTACCTTCCATGCTCAGGACGATCCTTGATGCCGGGGGATATGTGACAAAGGCCGAGATCACGCTGGATGTACCGCATGATTTGACCTTTGACGCGGATGAGAACAAGATCTCGATCGTGATTGAATCCATGCTCTCGAATGCTATCAACTACTCCAAGCCCCCGCGGAAGATCCGCATCATCTACTCCACTACCCCGACCGATCCTATGCACCGGTTGTCCATCCAGGACAACGGGATTGGTATCACCAACTCCCAGCTCGACGAGATCTTTGAGCCATTCCAGTTGCCCGATTCCGGGAGTATCAGCCGGAAGTATGACCGGATCGGGCTCTCACTCTCGATTGCCAAGAAGTATGTCCAGATGCACGGGGGATTCATCAGCGTGGATTCCATCGTGAATCTCGGAAGTACGTTTACTATCCATATCCCCAAACAGCGCCCAAAGGAGGAACCCTCTCATGACGCATAA
- a CDS encoding response regulator: MTHKILVVEDDQPILELMDLLIRRLGYEPVLITNGADALEAIRNDPPSLILLDIMMMPINGWEFLEKLRTEYGMKDLPVIIFSASPAVEEHMARIQDPHLGVLHKPVSFAELREGIRRYLP, encoded by the coding sequence ATGACGCATAAGATCCTTGTAGTGGAAGACGATCAGCCGATTCTTGAGCTGATGGATCTGCTTATCCGGAGACTCGGGTATGAGCCGGTCCTGATCACGAACGGTGCTGATGCCCTTGAGGCGATCCGGAATGATCCGCCGTCGCTTATCCTGCTCGATATCATGATGATGCCAATCAACGGCTGGGAGTTTTTGGAGAAGCTCCGGACCGAATACGGGATGAAGGATCTCCCGGTCATCATATTCTCTGCATCGCCCGCGGTCGAAGAACACATGGCAAGAATCCAGGATCCCCACCTTGGGGTGCTCCATAAACCTGTCTCGTTTGCAGAGCTCAGGGAAGGTATCAGGCGCTACCTGCCCTGA
- a CDS encoding antitoxin VapB family protein, translated as MVTKTINIRESAYHALKAQKRAGESYSDVILRVTGGEEKRVCDFLQTIDPAVRSEIADAVKTAKSELDRVKPRKVSL; from the coding sequence ATGGTGACCAAGACCATCAACATCCGGGAGTCCGCGTATCACGCGCTCAAGGCACAGAAACGTGCCGGGGAGAGTTATTCCGATGTGATACTCCGCGTCACCGGTGGCGAGGAAAAACGTGTCTGCGATTTTTTGCAGACAATCGATCCCGCGGTCCGCAGTGAGATTGCAGATGCCGTGAAGACTGCGAAGTCCGAACTCGATCGCGTCAAGCCCCGGAAGGTATCGCTTTGA